Proteins encoded within one genomic window of Polaribacter sp. NJDZ03:
- a CDS encoding EI24 domain-containing protein — protein MIKNILSAIKAYAGSFGLISKLKLWKYFIVPVVISLITATIIGFTSYGLSDNIGVFIAKLWIWDWGKETVTTIASFIGAVFVLVIGFLLYKHIVMALSAPFMSPVSEKIETYINRDLTHNHRKTSFQEQLIRGVRISLRNLSKEILFTIPLLLLSFIPIIGLIFTVLLFLLQAYYAGFGNMDYTLERHLNYKNSINFVGKNKGYAIGNGIVFMLCLLIPVLGIIIVLPLSVTAASVKTVALLNKESN, from the coding sequence ATGATTAAAAATATACTTTCAGCAATTAAAGCTTACGCTGGTTCTTTTGGTTTAATATCAAAATTAAAACTTTGGAAATACTTTATTGTTCCGGTTGTAATTAGTCTAATAACAGCAACAATTATTGGGTTTACATCGTATGGCTTATCTGATAATATAGGTGTATTTATCGCTAAATTATGGATTTGGGATTGGGGAAAAGAAACCGTTACTACTATTGCTTCTTTTATTGGAGCTGTTTTTGTTTTAGTTATTGGCTTTTTATTATATAAGCATATAGTAATGGCTTTATCAGCACCATTTATGAGTCCGGTATCAGAAAAAATAGAAACTTATATCAACAGAGATTTAACGCACAATCACAGAAAAACGAGCTTTCAAGAACAATTAATTAGAGGAGTTAGAATAAGTTTAAGAAACTTATCCAAAGAAATATTATTTACAATTCCATTATTACTACTAAGTTTTATACCAATAATAGGTTTAATTTTTACAGTACTATTATTTTTATTGCAAGCATATTACGCAGGTTTTGGTAATATGGATTATACGTTAGAAAGACATTTAAACTATAAAAACAGCATTAACTTTGTTGGCAAAAATAAAGGATATGCTATTGGAAACGGAATTGTTTTTATGCTTTGTTTATTAATACCCGTTTTAGGAATAATTATTGTTTTACCACTTTCTGTAACTGCTGCATCTGTAAAAACAGTAGCTTTATTAAATAAAGAAAGTAATTAA
- a CDS encoding 5-carboxymethyl-2-hydroxymuconate Delta-isomerase, translating to MPHFILDCSENILKIQNPKKVLEAVFETAFSTGLFDRNDIKVRLNPFKYSLVEGAESDFIHVFGNIMEGRVEQEKAELSYAIVTTLTTLFPKAPIISMNIRGFEESTYCNKSMI from the coding sequence ATGCCACATTTTATTTTAGATTGTTCAGAAAATATATTAAAAATTCAAAATCCTAAAAAGGTATTAGAAGCTGTTTTTGAAACAGCTTTTTCTACTGGGTTATTTGACAGAAATGATATTAAAGTCCGATTAAACCCTTTTAAATATTCTTTAGTTGAAGGAGCAGAATCAGATTTTATTCATGTTTTTGGTAATATTATGGAAGGTAGAGTTGAGCAAGAAAAAGCAGAACTTTCTTACGCAATAGTAACAACGTTAACAACCTTGTTCCCAAAAGCACCAATTATTTCTATGAATATTAGAGGTTTTGAAGAGAGTACCTACTGTAATAAATCTATGATTTAA
- the hemL gene encoding glutamate-1-semialdehyde 2,1-aminomutase, translating into MEFKKSEKLYKKGLKHLVGAVNSPVRAFSSVGGNPLFIKKAKGTKITDVDGNKYVDLVLSYGPMILGHRHKKVQKAVEKALKKGYSFGASTENEIKLAKIVCDAFPGMDKVRFVNSGTEAVLSGIRLARAFTGKDKIIKFAGCYHGHQDALLVAAGSGLITLSLPGSKGVPEGAVKNTLISNFNDLDSVKKHFENDDNIAGVIIEPIAGNMGVVVPENNFLVELKAYLETKGALLIADEVMTGFRSKFGGAQELLGVEADITCLGKVIGGGFPVGAYGAREEIMQEVAPLGGMYQAGTLSGNPIAMAGGIATLTELKKQNPYKQFEETGSIIEVILLETAKKYNVALTVNRFGSMLNPFFVNSEVTNFVEAQLSDTKKFAVFFWEMIKNGVFLPPSQFEAWFLSSALSDKDIKTIANAVDKAMEKVANSF; encoded by the coding sequence ATGGAATTTAAGAAATCAGAAAAATTATATAAAAAAGGATTAAAACATCTAGTAGGAGCAGTAAATTCTCCTGTTAGAGCCTTTTCATCAGTTGGAGGAAATCCTTTGTTTATTAAAAAAGCAAAAGGAACTAAAATTACCGATGTTGATGGTAATAAATATGTAGATTTAGTACTTTCTTACGGACCAATGATTTTAGGTCACAGACATAAAAAAGTACAAAAAGCTGTTGAAAAAGCATTAAAAAAGGGATATTCTTTTGGAGCATCAACAGAAAATGAAATAAAATTAGCAAAAATAGTTTGTGATGCTTTTCCTGGAATGGATAAAGTCCGTTTTGTGAATTCGGGAACAGAAGCTGTTTTAAGCGGAATCCGTTTAGCAAGAGCATTTACCGGAAAAGATAAAATTATAAAATTTGCAGGGTGTTACCATGGGCATCAAGATGCTTTATTGGTTGCTGCTGGTTCTGGTTTAATAACATTAAGTTTGCCAGGTTCTAAAGGAGTACCAGAAGGAGCTGTAAAGAACACCTTAATTTCTAACTTTAATGATTTAGATAGTGTAAAAAAACACTTTGAAAACGACGATAATATTGCTGGTGTAATTATTGAACCAATTGCGGGTAATATGGGAGTTGTAGTTCCAGAAAATAATTTTTTGGTAGAATTAAAAGCCTATTTAGAAACAAAAGGAGCCTTGTTAATTGCAGATGAAGTAATGACAGGTTTTCGTTCTAAATTTGGTGGAGCGCAAGAATTATTAGGTGTAGAAGCAGATATTACGTGTTTAGGTAAAGTAATCGGTGGAGGTTTCCCTGTGGGAGCTTACGGAGCAAGAGAAGAAATTATGCAAGAAGTTGCACCTTTAGGCGGAATGTATCAAGCAGGCACATTAAGTGGAAATCCAATTGCTATGGCAGGCGGAATTGCAACTTTAACAGAACTTAAAAAGCAAAATCCGTATAAACAATTTGAAGAAACGGGTAGTATTATAGAAGTAATTTTATTAGAAACGGCTAAGAAATATAATGTTGCTTTAACTGTAAATAGATTTGGTTCTATGTTAAATCCTTTCTTTGTAAACAGTGAGGTTACTAACTTTGTAGAAGCACAATTATCAGACACTAAAAAGTTTGCAGTATTTTTCTGGGAAATGATCAAAAACGGAGTTTTCTTACCGCCAAGTCAGTTTGAAGCATGGTTTTTATCATCTGCTTTGTCAGACAAGGATATTAAGACTATTGCCAATGCAGTTGATAAAGCGATGGAGAAAGTAGCAAATAGCTTTTAG
- the hemB gene encoding porphobilinogen synthase, whose amino-acid sequence MFRTRRLRKTEGIRRLVRETKVSVDDFIYPLFIEEGENIETEIVSMPGIKRFSLDRISKELDEVMELDIPAVLLFGIPSTKDDEGTETWNDNGIMQKAIRFIKKNYPSLYVITDVCFCEYTSHGHCGIIHDNDVDNDATLINIAKQVISHAKAGVDMVAPSGMMDGTIDMIRQSLDNTGFVNLPIMAYAVKYSSAFYGPFRDAADSAPTFGDRRTYQMDPANRDEGMREATFDDQEGADILMVKPALSYLDIIRDLKNNFDRPIACYNVSGEYAMVKAAAEKGWIDGEKVMMESLLSMKRAGADIIITYFAKEAARVLLRK is encoded by the coding sequence ATGTTTCGTACAAGAAGACTTAGAAAAACAGAAGGAATTAGAAGATTAGTTAGAGAAACTAAAGTGTCTGTAGACGATTTTATTTATCCACTTTTTATAGAAGAAGGAGAAAATATAGAAACAGAAATTGTTTCTATGCCAGGAATAAAACGTTTTTCTTTAGACAGAATTTCTAAAGAATTAGATGAGGTTATGGAATTAGATATCCCAGCTGTTTTGTTATTCGGAATTCCATCAACAAAAGATGATGAGGGAACAGAAACTTGGAACGATAACGGAATTATGCAAAAAGCAATTCGTTTTATCAAGAAAAACTACCCAAGTTTATATGTAATTACAGACGTTTGTTTTTGTGAATATACTTCTCATGGGCATTGTGGAATTATTCATGACAATGATGTAGACAATGATGCTACGTTAATCAATATAGCAAAACAAGTTATTTCGCATGCAAAAGCAGGTGTAGATATGGTTGCACCATCGGGAATGATGGACGGAACGATTGATATGATTCGTCAGTCTTTAGACAATACCGGTTTTGTAAACTTACCAATTATGGCGTATGCTGTAAAATATTCATCGGCTTTTTACGGTCCTTTTAGAGATGCTGCAGATTCTGCACCAACCTTTGGAGACAGAAGAACCTATCAAATGGATCCCGCAAACAGAGACGAAGGAATGCGAGAAGCAACTTTTGACGATCAAGAGGGAGCTGATATTTTAATGGTAAAACCAGCATTGTCTTATTTAGATATTATTAGAGATTTAAAAAACAATTTCGACCGCCCGATTGCATGTTATAATGTAAGTGGAGAATATGCAATGGTAAAAGCTGCTGCAGAAAAAGGTTGGATTGATGGTGAAAAAGTAATGATGGAAAGCTTATTGTCTATGAAAAGAGCAGGAGCAGATATTATTATTACGTATTTTGCAAAAGAAGCAGCGAGAGTTCTGTTGAGAAAATAA
- a CDS encoding DUF2752 domain-containing protein: MFLSTNDYLLPCLNKSLFGIDCPGCGIQRAFMLLIKGDFVAAFKMYPAIYTLLLFGLFVLITFKFRFKNKQKIIISFTTINVLVIVISYCIKMKPLFTL; encoded by the coding sequence ATGTTTTTAAGTACAAATGACTATTTACTGCCTTGTTTAAATAAATCTCTTTTTGGAATAGATTGTCCAGGTTGCGGAATTCAAAGAGCATTTATGCTGCTTATAAAAGGAGACTTTGTAGCTGCTTTTAAAATGTACCCTGCAATTTACACGTTACTATTATTTGGTCTATTTGTATTGATAACCTTTAAATTTAGATTTAAGAACAAACAGAAAATAATTATATCATTTACAACCATAAACGTGCTTGTTATTGTAATTAGTTACTGCATTAAAATGAAACCTTTATTTACACTTTAA
- a CDS encoding AsmA-like C-terminal region-containing protein, translating to MTNTEKKKKSLVSKILKWGSITALVLIIAVISIPFLFKDKIVVMVTNTINNNINATVTFKEADLSLLKNFPLISLTVNDVVVANKAPFVGDTLFNTKELSLSLKITELFKNAKETLSIKSIATKEGDINIIFDKEGNGNFDIAKASEETATASTDSSFSLNIEDYELEDINFNYIDRSSNTKMSLDSIYHSGEGNFAEDIFNLNTQTTGYLSLDLDQTNYLSNVKITLDAILGIDLKNSKYTFKENTGYINQLPLEFDGFVQLVDKNQVYDLKFKTPTSSFKNALALLPKQYAGNLESIKTEGNFEVNGVVKGTLSETTIPTFNIEIISKNALFKYADLPKSVTSINIDTKIVNNTGFVKDTYVNIDQFNFKIDEDIFSANGNLKNLTTNPLIKLAAKGTINLANIGKVYPAPLEKPLAGILKADITTNFDMNSVEKANYQNIKNAGEMTISGFKYEGTDVANPFFINKTKVTFNTNTITLNEFEAKTGTSDLSIKGNLDNFYGFIFKNDVLKGNFTLNSNNLKVADFIADDATPQNNTQTKEASTSPLKIPAFLDVRFTANAKKVAYDNINLANVSGDLYIHDETIDLKNLKTDVFGGNIAFEGNVSTKGTTPKFKMDLNLSKLNIGESFGSLDMLKSIAPIAKAIEGKMNSTITVSGDLNEDMTPNLKTITGDLLGQLLNTKLNTSNSKVLSALSSNVSFLDANKLNLDKITGNFSFKDGRVTVKPIPLKYNDINIEVGGTHGFDQSMNYNLVFDVPVKYLGSDVTNIIAKLTPKDAASIKSIPVNGTLTGSFNSPKFTSNIKDATANLVKDLVEKQKNQLIDQGKDKLKDLIGVNTKKDSTNTETAKDKVTDKVKDVLGGLFGNKKKQE from the coding sequence ATGACAAATACCGAAAAAAAGAAGAAATCTTTAGTTTCAAAAATCCTTAAATGGGGTTCTATAACTGCTCTTGTATTGATAATAGCAGTAATTTCAATTCCCTTTTTGTTTAAAGATAAAATTGTAGTTATGGTAACAAATACCATTAATAACAATATAAATGCTACGGTAACTTTTAAAGAAGCAGACCTTAGTTTACTTAAAAACTTTCCATTAATAAGTTTAACGGTAAACGATGTGGTTGTAGCTAATAAAGCACCATTTGTTGGTGATACTTTATTTAATACAAAAGAATTAAGTTTATCTTTAAAAATAACAGAACTTTTTAAAAACGCTAAAGAAACACTTTCTATAAAAAGTATTGCAACAAAAGAAGGAGATATCAATATTATATTTGATAAAGAAGGAAATGGAAATTTTGATATTGCAAAAGCATCAGAAGAAACTGCTACAGCAAGTACCGATAGTTCTTTTTCTTTAAATATAGAAGATTATGAATTAGAAGACATCAATTTTAATTACATAGACAGAAGTAGCAACACAAAAATGAGTTTAGATAGTATTTACCATTCTGGTGAAGGAAATTTTGCTGAAGATATTTTTAATTTAAATACCCAAACAACCGGTTATTTATCTTTAGATCTAGACCAAACAAATTATTTAAGCAACGTCAAAATTACTTTAGACGCAATTCTTGGTATCGATTTAAAAAACAGTAAATACACCTTTAAAGAAAATACAGGTTATATAAATCAATTGCCTTTAGAATTTGATGGTTTTGTACAATTGGTTGATAAAAACCAAGTATATGATCTTAAATTTAAAACTCCAACTTCATCATTTAAAAATGCATTGGCTTTATTACCAAAACAATATGCTGGTAATTTAGAATCTATTAAAACAGAAGGTAATTTTGAAGTAAATGGTGTGGTAAAAGGAACTTTATCTGAAACTACAATACCTACTTTTAATATAGAAATTATCTCTAAAAATGCGTTGTTTAAGTATGCCGATTTACCAAAATCTGTAACCAGCATAAACATAGATACTAAGATTGTAAATAATACAGGTTTTGTTAAGGACACGTATGTAAACATTGATCAATTTAACTTTAAAATTGATGAAGATATTTTTTCTGCCAATGGAAATTTAAAAAACCTTACTACCAATCCACTAATTAAATTAGCTGCTAAAGGAACTATTAATTTAGCCAATATAGGCAAAGTGTATCCTGCTCCTTTAGAAAAGCCATTAGCAGGTATTTTAAAGGCAGATATTACTACTAACTTCGATATGAATTCGGTTGAAAAAGCCAATTATCAGAATATTAAAAACGCGGGAGAAATGACTATTTCTGGTTTTAAATATGAAGGAACTGATGTTGCAAATCCTTTTTTTATCAACAAAACCAAAGTTACTTTTAACACCAATACAATTACACTAAATGAGTTTGAAGCAAAAACAGGAACTTCAGATTTATCTATAAAAGGAAACCTAGACAATTTTTATGGTTTTATATTTAAAAACGATGTACTAAAAGGAAACTTTACTTTAAATTCTAACAACCTTAAAGTAGCAGATTTTATTGCTGATGATGCTACTCCACAAAACAATACACAAACCAAAGAAGCAAGTACTTCTCCTTTAAAAATTCCTGCTTTTTTAGATGTTAGGTTTACGGCAAATGCTAAAAAAGTAGCGTATGATAATATAAACCTAGCCAATGTTTCTGGAGATCTTTATATACATGATGAAACCATTGATTTAAAAAACCTAAAAACAGATGTATTTGGCGGTAATATTGCATTTGAAGGAAATGTTTCTACTAAAGGAACAACACCTAAATTTAAGATGGATTTAAATCTTTCTAAATTAAATATTGGCGAATCTTTTGGTAGCTTAGATATGTTAAAATCTATTGCTCCAATTGCAAAAGCTATAGAAGGTAAAATGAACTCTACCATTACCGTTTCGGGTGATTTAAATGAAGACATGACGCCGAATTTAAAAACAATTACTGGAGATTTATTAGGTCAGTTATTAAACACAAAACTAAATACAAGTAACTCTAAAGTACTGTCTGCATTAAGTAGTAATGTTAGTTTTTTAGATGCTAATAAACTAAATTTAGATAAAATAACAGGTAATTTTTCTTTTAAAGATGGTAGAGTTACTGTAAAACCAATTCCTTTAAAATACAACGATATTAATATAGAAGTTGGTGGAACACATGGTTTTGATCAGTCTATGAACTACAATCTGGTATTTGATGTTCCTGTAAAATATTTGGGTTCTGATGTAACCAATATTATTGCAAAACTAACTCCTAAAGACGCAGCTAGTATTAAAAGTATTCCTGTAAACGGAACATTAACAGGTAGCTTTAATAGTCCTAAATTTACTTCTAATATTAAAGATGCTACTGCTAACTTGGTAAAAGATTTAGTTGAAAAACAAAAGAATCAATTAATAGATCAAGGAAAAGATAAATTGAAGGATTTAATTGGTGTTAATACTAAAAAAGATTCTACCAATACTGAAACAGCAAAAGATAAGGTAACCGATAAAGTGAAAGATGTATTAGGAGGTCTTTTTGGAAATAAAAAGAAACAGGAATAG
- the hemF gene encoding oxygen-dependent coproporphyrinogen oxidase, with translation MKVSFKDKFYSYIEKLQDTITSKLEEVDGVATFQEDLWKREEGGGGRTRVIENGKVFEKGGVNISKVFGELPQALRKQFKVKEGNFFACGLSLVLHPINPFIPTVHANWRYFEMYDEEGNIVTQWFGGGQDLTPYYLFDEDATHFHQTCKTACDKHNADFYPKFKKVCDEYFWNAHRNEARGIGGLFFDYQKETEEFSIEDRFNFVTEVGNSFLESYVPIVEKRKELTFTRAQKDWQEIRRGRYVEFNLVHDRGTLFGLKTNGRIESILMSLPPIVQWKYNHLPEENTEEERLIKVLETPKDWV, from the coding sequence GTGAAAGTCAGTTTTAAAGATAAATTCTACAGTTATATAGAAAAATTACAAGATACTATTACCTCTAAATTAGAAGAGGTAGACGGTGTTGCTACCTTTCAAGAAGATCTTTGGAAGCGGGAAGAAGGTGGAGGAGGAAGAACTCGTGTGATTGAAAACGGAAAGGTTTTTGAAAAAGGTGGTGTAAATATTTCTAAAGTTTTTGGAGAATTGCCACAAGCCTTAAGAAAGCAGTTTAAGGTAAAAGAAGGGAATTTCTTTGCTTGTGGTTTAAGTTTGGTTTTGCATCCTATAAATCCATTTATACCAACGGTGCATGCGAATTGGCGCTACTTTGAAATGTATGACGAAGAAGGGAATATTGTTACGCAATGGTTTGGAGGCGGACAAGATTTAACACCGTATTATTTATTTGATGAAGATGCAACACACTTTCACCAAACGTGTAAAACTGCTTGCGACAAACATAATGCTGATTTTTATCCTAAGTTTAAAAAAGTGTGTGATGAATATTTTTGGAATGCTCACAGAAATGAAGCACGCGGAATTGGAGGTTTGTTTTTCGATTATCAAAAAGAAACAGAAGAATTTTCTATAGAAGACAGGTTTAATTTTGTTACCGAAGTTGGTAATAGTTTTTTAGAAAGCTATGTGCCTATTGTAGAAAAAAGAAAAGAGTTAACTTTTACCAGAGCACAAAAAGATTGGCAAGAAATTAGAAGAGGACGTTATGTAGAGTTTAATTTAGTGCACGATAGAGGTACTTTGTTCGGCTTAAAAACCAACGGAAGAATAGAAAGCATTTTAATGAGTTTGCCTCCAATTGTACAATGGAAATACAATCATCTACCAGAAGAAAACACGGAAGAAGAAAGGTTGATTAAAGTATTAGAAACCCCGAAAGACTGGGTTTAG
- a CDS encoding CCC motif membrane protein, with amino-acid sequence MEKQNLPNATTSLVLGILSLVTCICYGVLGLPLGIIAFVLGNKAIKEYNLNPENYNSVGNATAGKITGLIGIILNTIFILLIVWFFYQIGLETLQDPALLEQRINEIFGQ; translated from the coding sequence ATGGAAAAACAAAATTTACCCAATGCAACCACTTCTTTAGTACTTGGTATTTTATCTTTAGTAACTTGTATTTGCTATGGAGTTTTAGGATTGCCTTTAGGTATTATTGCTTTTGTTTTAGGTAACAAAGCTATAAAAGAATACAACCTTAACCCAGAGAACTATAATAGTGTTGGTAACGCCACTGCAGGTAAAATAACAGGACTTATTGGTATTATATTAAACACAATTTTTATATTGTTAATTGTATGGTTCTTTTACCAAATAGGTTTAGAAACTTTACAAGACCCAGCGTTGTTAGAACAAAGAATAAATGAAATATTTGGGCAATAA
- the hemE gene encoding uroporphyrinogen decarboxylase: MIKNDLFLRALKGETVDRPPVWMMRQAGRYLPEFQEIKKKYDFFTRCQTPELASEITVQPIRRYGMDAAILFSDILVIPQAMNIHVEMKPDFGPYLPNPIRTQKDLDSVIVPDIQDTLGYVMEAIKATKEKLNDEVPLIGFAGSPWTILCYCVQGQGSKNFDKAKELCFTNPVVAHSLLQKITDTTIAYLKAKVEAGVDAVQVFDSWGGMLSPVDYQEFSWQYMQQIIDALKEITPVIAFGKGCWFALNEMSKSGASALGVDWTCSPRNARYLSGGKITLQGNFDPTRLFSPPAVIKKMVHQMINEFGKDRLVVNLGHGILPNIPLENAKAFIDAVKEYKAN; encoded by the coding sequence ATGATAAAAAACGATTTATTTTTAAGAGCATTAAAAGGAGAAACGGTAGACAGACCGCCAGTTTGGATGATGCGTCAGGCAGGAAGATATTTACCAGAGTTTCAAGAAATCAAGAAAAAGTACGATTTCTTTACACGTTGCCAAACACCAGAGTTAGCATCAGAAATTACGGTACAACCAATTCGTAGATACGGAATGGACGCTGCAATTCTGTTTTCAGATATTTTGGTCATTCCACAAGCAATGAACATTCATGTGGAAATGAAACCAGATTTCGGACCTTATTTACCGAATCCAATTCGTACTCAAAAAGACTTAGATTCAGTAATTGTTCCAGATATTCAAGATACTTTAGGGTATGTAATGGAAGCTATTAAGGCTACTAAAGAAAAATTAAATGACGAAGTTCCGTTAATTGGTTTTGCAGGTTCACCATGGACAATTCTTTGCTATTGTGTACAAGGACAAGGTTCTAAAAACTTTGATAAAGCAAAAGAATTATGTTTCACAAACCCTGTGGTAGCACATTCTTTATTACAAAAAATAACAGACACAACAATTGCGTATTTAAAAGCAAAAGTTGAGGCAGGAGTAGATGCTGTACAAGTTTTTGATTCTTGGGGAGGCATGTTATCTCCAGTAGATTATCAAGAATTTTCTTGGCAATATATGCAACAAATTATCGATGCTTTAAAAGAGATTACTCCGGTAATTGCTTTTGGTAAAGGTTGTTGGTTTGCCTTAAACGAGATGTCTAAATCGGGAGCTTCTGCTTTAGGTGTAGATTGGACGTGTTCTCCAAGAAATGCACGTTATTTATCTGGAGGCAAAATTACTTTACAAGGTAATTTCGATCCTACAAGATTATTTTCTCCACCGGCAGTCATCAAAAAAATGGTTCACCAAATGATTAATGAATTTGGTAAAGACAGATTAGTTGTAAATCTTGGTCATGGTATTTTACCTAACATTCCGTTAGAAAATGCCAAAGCATTTATAGATGCTGTAAAAGAATACAAAGCAAATTAA
- a CDS encoding YbaB/EbfC family nucleoid-associated protein — MLGDLSGMMNKLKEAQQKVEETKTRLNSVLVDEVAADGKLKITLTANREIKSISIDNSLLEDAEELEDYLILALNKAIEKATKINDAEMAVAAKSGMPNIPGMDMFK, encoded by the coding sequence ATGTTAGGAGACTTATCAGGAATGATGAATAAGCTTAAAGAGGCTCAGCAAAAAGTAGAAGAAACAAAAACAAGATTAAATTCTGTTTTAGTAGATGAAGTAGCCGCAGATGGTAAACTAAAAATAACTTTAACAGCAAACAGAGAAATTAAATCTATTTCTATAGATAATTCTTTGCTAGAAGATGCCGAAGAATTAGAAGATTATTTAATTCTAGCTTTAAATAAAGCCATCGAAAAAGCAACCAAAATTAATGATGCAGAAATGGCTGTTGCCGCTAAAAGCGGAATGCCAAACATACCAGGAATGGACATGTTTAAATAA
- a CDS encoding four helix bundle protein yields the protein MRNFRKLKIWEQGIVLVKEIYKIAQKLPSDEKFGLKSQITRAAVSIPSNIAEGSSRNSEVEFKRFLEIAIGSLFEVETQLIIIQELNLINSEELKYVFELIEKEGKMINGLINTIKNS from the coding sequence ATGAGAAATTTTAGAAAATTAAAGATTTGGGAACAAGGTATAGTTCTTGTCAAAGAAATTTATAAGATAGCTCAAAAATTACCTTCTGATGAAAAATTTGGTTTGAAAAGTCAAATAACAAGAGCAGCAGTGTCTATTCCTTCAAATATTGCTGAAGGCTCAAGTAGAAATAGTGAAGTAGAATTTAAAAGGTTTTTGGAAATTGCAATTGGTTCTCTTTTCGAGGTTGAAACTCAATTAATTATTATTCAAGAGTTAAATTTAATAAATTCTGAAGAATTGAAATACGTTTTCGAGCTGATAGAAAAAGAAGGTAAAATGATTAATGGATTAATAAATACGATAAAAAACAGCTAA